One window of the Pseudomonas sihuiensis genome contains the following:
- a CDS encoding MerR family DNA-binding protein — protein MLVFSDHRQASCASVDAKVAEQLEQVRLRIRDLQGLENELQRLLSCCHGGVIEECRIIGSLSQQR, from the coding sequence TTGCTGGTTTTTTCCGACCACCGCCAAGCGTCATGCGCCTCGGTGGATGCCAAGGTGGCCGAGCAGTTGGAGCAGGTGAGATTGCGCATCCGCGACCTACAGGGGCTGGAGAACGAACTGCAGCGCTTGCTGTCCTGCTGCCATGGTGGGGTAATCGAGGAATGCCGGATTATCGGGTCGCTGAGTCAGCAGCGCTAA
- a CDS encoding DUF2790 domain-containing protein has translation MKLLKRLLPITLLLAAGCTYAQSFPEDKVRQIEQKSVEIAQKYAERTGKPVPEVQDYSYSMKLNVAKVIYQSPNIEYCGAVPMIMVFEDSNDELRSIRYRSYGECRNQR, from the coding sequence ATGAAACTGCTCAAACGCCTCCTTCCGATCACTCTTCTGCTGGCTGCTGGCTGCACTTACGCACAGTCCTTTCCAGAGGACAAGGTCAGGCAGATCGAACAGAAGAGTGTCGAGATCGCTCAGAAATATGCCGAGCGCACCGGCAAGCCAGTGCCTGAAGTTCAAGACTATAGCTACAGCATGAAACTGAACGTAGCCAAAGTCATTTATCAGAGCCCGAACATTGAGTACTGCGGCGCAGTACCGATGATCATGGTATTCGAGGACTCGAACGATGAACTACGCAGCATCCGCTATCGAAGTTATGGCGAGTGTCGCAATCAACGCTGA
- a CDS encoding helix-turn-helix transcriptional regulator, with the protein MRIIRLKEVTHLTGLARSTVYKYLAEGKFPKSVSLGHRSIGFLESEIQEWIMARIKERDMAG; encoded by the coding sequence ATGAGGATCATCCGTCTGAAAGAAGTCACCCACCTAACTGGCCTTGCTAGGTCGACCGTCTATAAATATCTCGCAGAAGGGAAGTTCCCAAAATCTGTTTCGCTAGGCCATAGGTCAATCGGATTTCTCGAGAGCGAAATTCAAGAGTGGATTATGGCCCGTATCAAAGAGCGAGATATGGCGGGCTAG
- a CDS encoding YagK/YfjJ domain-containing protein — translation MSHPHASKTLSQSDIALQIEDLVEALEHSDGPVQSLTANGTVKRTKLTRYFENIGQMLELVSHSDDYHYGPYLRLFQRACYDVGVEHSPLAGIISFDEATSQYRDYSDTLNRLADRIRQLTRERIYRRRRDDARYQERQQSHEVAEYVDQVLDRYATTLVIRVDLYYRSAAQARLRVEHVFADLQRLIRARERNPIFEHETGYICRVEQGERRGYHIHAAFFFNGAMLRGDIYKAQQIGALWEQITRGKGSYHNCNQDKAQYGDECGIGMIHRRDEQARDNVHHAMSYLVKRFQRLSLRPKGAKCLRKGQPVLR, via the coding sequence ATGAGCCATCCACACGCATCAAAAACCCTCTCGCAATCCGATATCGCACTCCAGATCGAAGACCTAGTTGAAGCTTTGGAACACAGCGATGGGCCCGTGCAGTCGCTTACTGCTAATGGCACGGTCAAACGTACCAAGCTCACTCGTTACTTCGAGAACATCGGTCAGATGCTTGAGTTGGTCAGCCACAGCGATGATTACCACTACGGACCTTACCTGCGACTGTTTCAACGGGCGTGTTACGACGTCGGCGTGGAACATAGTCCGTTGGCAGGGATCATTTCCTTTGATGAAGCAACGTCACAGTACCGTGACTACAGCGATACGCTAAACCGCCTTGCTGACCGTATCCGTCAACTGACTCGTGAGCGCATTTACCGTCGTCGTAGGGATGACGCAAGGTATCAGGAACGCCAGCAGTCCCATGAAGTAGCTGAGTACGTTGACCAGGTATTGGATCGCTACGCCACTACTCTGGTGATCAGGGTCGATTTGTACTATCGCTCTGCAGCTCAGGCCCGGCTGCGGGTTGAGCATGTATTTGCGGATCTGCAGCGGCTGATCCGGGCACGTGAACGCAATCCGATCTTCGAGCATGAGACAGGCTACATCTGCCGTGTCGAGCAAGGAGAGCGCCGTGGTTACCACATCCATGCTGCCTTCTTCTTCAATGGCGCCATGCTGCGGGGGGACATCTACAAGGCGCAGCAGATTGGTGCTCTGTGGGAGCAGATCACCCGTGGTAAAGGTAGCTACCACAACTGCAATCAGGACAAAGCCCAGTACGGTGATGAATGCGGTATCGGGATGATCCACCGTCGTGACGAACAGGCTCGTGACAATGTCCATCATGCGATGAGCTATCTGGTCAAGCGGTTTCAGCGGCTGAGCTTGCGTCCGAAGGGAGCGAAGTGCCTGCGTAAGGGGCAACCTGTACTCCGGTAG
- a CDS encoding OprO/OprP family phosphate-selective porin, with product MAGTVTTDGADIVIKTKGGLEVATTDKAFSFKIGGRLQADYAMFDDYYTRNGNAADAAYFRRAYLELGGTAYKDWKYQVNYDLSRNTGNDSAGYFDEASVTYTGFSPLNIKLGRFYTDFGLEKATSSKWTTALERNLSYDLAEWTNDNSGMGVQASSVLADSVFLSGSVFSENNNDTDGDSVKRYNARGVFAPLNQPGNVLHVGLQYAYRDLSGSAVDTRIRSRMGMRGVDTNGGNSAGANGNRALFGGSAATADLWEDDAVWGVEGAWALNAFSIQGEYLSRTLKADQASSDIDAKGYYVQMAYTLTGEPRLYKLDGAKFDTIKPANKQLGAWELFYRFDSITIEDDNVTSSSATRQVGDASGKAHTLGVNWYANDAVKISANYIKASTDKVSNSVGDDSGDGVVMRLQYAF from the coding sequence ATGGCCGGCACGGTCACCACCGATGGTGCTGACATCGTTATCAAGACCAAAGGTGGCCTGGAGGTCGCGACGACCGACAAGGCATTCAGCTTCAAGATCGGTGGGCGTCTACAGGCCGACTATGCGATGTTCGACGACTACTACACCCGTAATGGCAACGCTGCCGATGCGGCATACTTCCGTCGCGCCTATCTGGAATTGGGTGGCACTGCTTACAAAGACTGGAAGTACCAGGTCAACTATGACCTGTCACGAAACACCGGTAACGACAGCGCAGGTTATTTCGATGAAGCCAGCGTGACCTACACTGGTTTCAGCCCCCTGAACATCAAGCTCGGGCGTTTCTACACCGACTTCGGCTTGGAAAAGGCTACCAGTTCCAAATGGACGACAGCCCTGGAACGCAACCTTTCATACGACCTGGCCGAATGGACAAATGACAACTCGGGCATGGGCGTACAGGCCAGCAGCGTACTCGCTGACAGCGTGTTCCTGTCAGGCAGCGTTTTCAGCGAGAACAATAACGATACCGACGGCGACAGCGTCAAACGCTACAACGCTCGCGGCGTTTTTGCGCCGTTGAACCAACCGGGTAACGTTCTGCATGTAGGCCTGCAGTACGCCTATCGCGACCTCAGTGGCAGTGCAGTGGATACTCGCATTCGCTCGCGTATGGGGATGCGCGGCGTCGATACCAACGGTGGCAACAGTGCCGGCGCCAACGGCAACCGTGCGCTGTTCGGTGGTAGCGCGGCCACTGCCGACCTCTGGGAAGACGATGCCGTTTGGGGCGTAGAAGGTGCATGGGCACTGAATGCCTTTTCGATTCAGGGCGAATACCTTAGCCGCACACTCAAGGCCGATCAGGCTAGCAGCGATATAGACGCCAAGGGCTACTATGTGCAGATGGCCTATACGCTCACAGGTGAGCCGCGCCTCTATAAACTCGATGGAGCCAAGTTCGACACCATCAAACCTGCCAACAAACAGTTGGGCGCATGGGAGTTGTTCTACCGATTCGACTCGATCACCATAGAAGATGACAACGTGACCAGCAGTAGCGCGACGCGACAAGTCGGCGATGCAAGCGGCAAGGCTCACACCTTGGGCGTCAACTGGTACGCCAACGACGCGGTAAAGATCAGTGCCAACTACATCAAGGCCAGCACCGACAAAGTTAGTAACTCGGTCGGTGATGATAGCGGCGACGGCGTCGTCATGCGCTTGCAGTACGCTTTCTGA
- a CDS encoding MerR family DNA-binding transcriptional regulator — MSTTNFTVGQLARLTDTKAVTIRYYEQLGLLPMVSRNDSGYRQYTAEERDRLLFIRRSRALGFKS, encoded by the coding sequence ATGAGTACGACGAACTTCACTGTGGGCCAACTGGCGCGCCTAACCGATACCAAGGCGGTAACCATTCGCTACTACGAGCAATTGGGCCTGCTGCCCATGGTTTCGCGCAACGATTCCGGCTACCGCCAGTACACAGCGGAGGAACGTGATCGGCTGCTGTTCATTCGTCGCAGCCGCGCCTTGGGCTTCAAGTCTTAA
- a CDS encoding cation transporter, giving the protein MDSCCENKAGELAQLRAKQSRLLYIVLAVNAVMFLVEFIAGWIANSTALLGDSLDMFGDASVYALTLFVLHRSIRARAGAALFKGGFMLLFGVLVVADALRKLILQEVPSADLMGVIGTLALIANGYCFALLYSHRSDDLNMRSTWLCSRNDLLANSSVIIAAGMVALTGSLWPDILVGLAIAALFLHSAGQIIREAWIEWRASAPEPQQCPQPLLGITEPTATPVQFEPAKSCCAGEAQALALAPMDTLFCPCLCKSNGIDLAVI; this is encoded by the coding sequence ATGGACAGCTGCTGCGAAAACAAGGCCGGCGAACTGGCCCAACTGCGCGCTAAACAGAGCCGATTGCTCTATATCGTCCTGGCCGTCAACGCCGTCATGTTCCTGGTGGAGTTCATCGCCGGTTGGATCGCCAACTCAACGGCGCTGCTCGGTGACTCGCTGGACATGTTCGGCGACGCGTCGGTGTATGCCCTTACGCTGTTCGTCCTGCACCGCAGTATTCGAGCCCGAGCCGGAGCCGCGCTGTTCAAAGGCGGGTTCATGCTGTTGTTCGGCGTGCTGGTGGTAGCCGATGCTCTGCGCAAACTGATACTGCAAGAAGTGCCGTCTGCCGATTTGATGGGTGTCATCGGCACACTCGCACTGATCGCCAATGGCTACTGCTTCGCGCTGCTCTACAGCCATCGCTCCGATGACCTGAACATGCGTTCGACCTGGCTCTGCTCGCGTAACGACTTGCTGGCCAACAGCAGCGTGATTATCGCAGCAGGCATGGTCGCGCTGACAGGCAGCTTGTGGCCGGACATCCTCGTCGGCCTGGCCATCGCCGCATTGTTCCTGCACTCCGCCGGGCAGATCATCCGCGAGGCTTGGATAGAGTGGCGAGCCAGCGCGCCTGAGCCGCAGCAATGCCCACAGCCGTTGCTGGGTATCACCGAACCGACCGCTACGCCAGTCCAGTTTGAGCCGGCCAAGAGTTGCTGCGCGGGTGAGGCTCAGGCGCTGGCTTTAGCGCCAATGGATACCCTCTTCTGCCCCTGTTTGTGTAAAAGCAACGGTATCGACCTTGCTGTGATTTGA